Sequence from the Kineosporia succinea genome:
GCGCTGCCGGCTGTTGTCGCTGTTGCAGAGGAAGACGGCCAGCCCGGCGTCGCGGGCCCCCTCCTCGATGCCGCGCGCGACGTCGGTGAAGAACGGGTTGGCGGCGTCGAGCACCAGGTACCCGATCGTGCGGCTGGCCCCGGCCCGCAGGTGACGCGCGGACTCGTTGCGCACGAAGCCGAGCTTCTCGATCGCGGCCTCGACCCGCGAGCGCGTGGCCGCACCCACCCGGTCGGGCCGGTTCAGCACGTTGGAGACGGTGCCGACCGAGACCCCGGCCGCGGCCGCGACGTCTTTCACGCTCACCGACACGGTCGCCCCTCACTCCTCGACAAGGACCTTGACACCACGGATTGGCCCGGCCTAGCTTCGCACGGACCTGAATCGTTTCATAGCCAAGGACGTCCATGAACAGGTACTGCTTCCTGCTGCAGGTCCGGCCCGACCGGCTGGACGAGTACAAGGAACGCCACGCCGCGGTCTGGCCCGAGATGCTGCGCGCCCTGGCCGATTCCGGATGGGCCAACTATTCACTGTTCGCCCGCGAGGACGGCCTGCTGGTCGGCTACGTGGAGTCGGAGGACCTGACGGCGGCGCAGGAGGCGATGGCCCGCACCGATGTGAACGCGCGCTGGCAGGCCTCGATGGGCGAGTTCTTCACCGGCCTGGACGGGCGGGCGCCGGACGAGGGATTCCTGCTGCTGGAGCCGGTGTTCAACCTCGAGGACCAGCTCGCCGCCCTGTAGGAACGGGAAAGGCCCGGGAGCCCCCGTGGGGTTCCCGGGCCTTTGCGACCGGCATTTGCGACCGGGGTCAGCGGGTGACAGCCTCCGGTGACTCGGTGGCCGACTCGCCGACCTCGGACGGCTTCATCGAAACCGTCTTGCGCAGGGCGACCTCCTGGATGAACACGGTGGCGATCAGGCCGACCACGCCGACCACCGCGGCCACCACGAAGATCCGGGCCGTACCGTCACCGTAGGCCGCGCGCACCACCTCGGCGATCGGGGCGGGCAGGTTCTTCACGTCGAGGGTGCTGCCGCCGGACATCGCCGAGGCGTCCACCCCGATCCCGGTGAGGCCCTTGGCGATCAGGTCGGTGACGTGGTTCGACAGGATCGCGCCGAGCACGGTCACGCCGACCGCGCCGCCGAGCGACCGGAAGAACGCGATGACGCCGCTGGCGGTACCGATCTCGTGGCTGTCGACCGTGTTCTGCACGGCCAGCACCAGGTTCTGCATGGAGGCACCGACACCGGCGCCGACGAGCACCATGTAGAAGCCGATCAGCACCAGCGAGGTGGTGTGGTCGATCGTGCCGAGCAGGCCGAAACCGACCACCAGCAGGGCGACCCCACCGACGATGTAGCGCTTGTAGTAGCCGGTGGCGACGATCATCCGGCCGACCACGATCGAGGACACCATCACGCCGAGCATCAGCGGCATGGTGAGCAGGCCGGCCTCGGTGGGCGAGTAGCCGCGGGCCACCTGGAAGTACTGCCCCAGGAAGACCGAGCCACCGAACATCGCGATACCGACGGCCAGCGAGGCGATCACGGCGAGCAGCGTGGTGCGCTTGCTGATGATGGCCGGCGGGACGACCGGCTCGGCGACGCGACGCTCGACCACCACGGCCAGGGCGAGGATCACCAGGGCGCCGCCCAGGAACGCGGCGGTCTGCCAGCTCAGCCAGGCGAAGTCGTCACCGGCGAAGGAGACCCAGATCAGCACGGCGCTGACGGCGGCCGCGATCAGGAAGGCGCCGCCCCAGTCGATCGAGGCCTTGCGCGGCTTGTGCTCCAGGTGCAGCGTCTTCTGGATCAGGGCCAGGGCGATCACGGCCAGCGGGACGCAGACGTAGAAGCACCAGCGCCAGCCCAGGCTGCTGTCGACGATGACGCCACCGATGAGCGGGCCGCTGACGGTGGCCAGGGCCATGACCGAGCCGAGGTAGCCGTTGTAGCGGCCACGCTGACGGGGCGGGATCATCGCGCCGATGACGGTCTGGGCCAGGGCGGTGATGCCGCCCATGCCGATGCCCTGGATGACGCGGAAACCGATCATCTCGCCGACGTTCTGCGAGGCGCCGGCCGCCGAGGAGCCGATCACGAAGATCACGATCGACAGCTGGAGCAGCAGCTTCTTGTTGAACAGGTCGGAGAGCTTGCCCCAGATCGGGGTGGTCGCCGTCATGGCCAGCAGGGTGGAGGTGACGACCCAGGTGTAGGCCCGCTGGGAACCGTCGAGGTCGGCGATGATCGTGGGGAGCGCGTTGCTGACGATGGTCGAGCTGACCATGCCGACGAACAGCGCGGCGAGGATGCCGACGAGCGCCTCGACGATCTGGCGGTGCGACATCTCGGCGGGGTGGGCGTCGGGTAACTGCTGTGACGACGGCGGATTGACCGTGCTGGAACTCATGCGTGGACCTTTCCCTTACTGCTCAATGCTGTTTCACCGGTCGTGGCCGCCGCGCGGTTCGCCGTCGGATCGCCGCGGTGCGACGCCGGTTCGTTCTGCTGGATCGTCTGCTGCAGGGCCTCGTCGAGGCGCACGAGCTGTGCGCAGAGCTGCCGGGCCTCGTCGTCGCTCCAGCCGCCCAGGGCGTTGGTGACCTGGGCGACCCGGTGGGCACGCATGTCGGCCAGACGCTCCGAGCCGGCCGGGGTGACGTGGGCCAGCCAGGCCCGCCCGTCCTGCGGGTCGGGACGACGGGCGGTCAGGCCCGCCGCCTCCAGCACCGCGAGTTGCCTGCTCACCACCGAGTGGTCGACCCCGAGCAGGTCGGCCAGTCCGGAGGAGCGCACCTCCCCACAGCTCTCGACCTGGCTCAGCACCATCAGGTTGCTGAACGAGAGGCGGTCGGCCTCCTTGCCCGCCAGGGCCTTCATCGAACGGCCGACCGACTGCAGCTGGTGGAACAGATCGGAGACCGCCGTAGCGGTGACGGGCATCGGGCGCCTTCTTCCAAGGATATTTGCTTGCCGAAGACAACTATAAACAGAACCGTTGCGCAGGGCAACTAATTCCCCCGTTCGGCAGCTCCCGGTGTCCGGTCGCGAGCTGCGCTTATAGGCTGGCCGCGTGTCACCAGACGATCCCCAGCACGCGTCGGTCGCCCCCGAGGCCGTCGAGACCACGGCTCCGGACGCCTCGAGCGACCCCCAGCAGTCCGAGAAACAGCCTGAAAAACCCAGCCCGTACACGACGATCGAGCAGGAACTCACCGTGTTCGTGCGGCGGGCGCGCGGTTTCTCGGCGCAGATGTCCCGCGAGTTCCACCCCGATCTCGAGCCCGGCGCCTACGCCATGCTGCTCTGGCTCGACGACGTCGGCTCGGCCCGGATGACCGAGATGGCCTCGTACTTCGGCATCGGCAAGCCCACCGTCTCGCGTCAGCTGCAGCTGATGGAGAAGCTCGACCTGATCACCCGAGAGGTCGACGAGAACGACCGCCGGGCGCAGCGTCTCACTCTCACCGACAACGGCGCGACGCTGGTGCACCAGGCCCGTGAGGCCCGGCGCGCGAGTTTCCGCGACCGTTTCGGCGACTGGCCCGACGAAGACGTGGATCGCCTGGCCGAGCTGCTCAGCCGTCTCAACGAGAGCCTGAGCAAGACCACCAATTGAGGACGCCGGTGGTCCCGGCCGTCCCCAGACCCGAGGAGCGCAGTGGCTGAGTCAGACGAGTTCGACGTGATCGTGATCGGTGCGGGTCCGGCGGGCGAGAACGTCGCGGGCCGGACGGCCGCGGGCGGGCTCAGCACCGCCATCGTCGAACGCGAGCTCATCGGGGGCGAGTGCTCCTACTGGGGCTGCATCCCGAGCAAGACACTGATCCGTCCGGGTGACGTGATCGCCGCCGCGAAGCGGGTTCCCGGCGCGGCCGAGGCCGTCACCGGCGCGATCGACGTGCAGGCCGCCCTCGCCCGGCGCGACTACATGACCTCGAGCTGGGACGACTCGGCCCAGGTCCCGTGGCTCGAGGACACCGGTATCGCCCTGGTCCGCGGGCACGCGAAACTGACCGGGCCACGCACGCTCGAGGTCACGAGCGGCACCGGGACACGCACCCTCACCGCCCGCAAGGCCGTGGTGCTGGCCACCGGCACCACCGCGGTCGTGCCGCCGATCCCCGGTCTGGCCGAGGCGGATCCGTGGACCAACCGCGGCGTGACCGAGATGAAGGAGGTGCCCGACCGTCTCGTCGTCATCGGCGGCGGGTTCGTCGGCGCCGAGATGGCCCAGGCCGTCCGGCGTCTCGGGGCCTCCGAGGTCACCGTGCTGGAGGGCGGCCCGCACCTGCTCTCGCGCGAGGAGCCGTTCGCCGGCGAGGAGGTCGGCAAGGCCTTCGCGGCGGAAGGCATCTCGGTGCGCACCGGGGTGCGGGCGACCGCGGTGAAGCGGCACGACGACGGCACGGTCACCGTCACGCTCGAGGGTGGCGACGAGATCACCGCCGACCAGATCCTGGTGGCCACCGGCCGCAAGCCGCACACCGACGACCTCGGGCTCGAGAACGTCGGCCTGGCGCCGGGCAAGCCGGTCGAGGTGGACACGAAACTCAGGGCCACCGGCCCGGCGGACAACGACTGGCTCTACGCCGTCGGCGACGTCAACGGCCTGGCCCTGCTCACGCACATGGGCAAGTACCAGGCCCGCATCCTCGGTGACGTCCTGCTCGGCAAGGACATCGAAGACCGCTCCAGCCGCGACGTGGTGCCCCGCGTGACGTTCACCGACCCGCAGGTCTGCGCCGTCGGCCTGACCGAGAAGCAGGCCCGGGAGCGGGGTCTCGAGGTGCGGGTGCTGACCTACGCCACCGGCGGGGTGTCGGGCGCCTACACCTCGGGCGACGGCATCGAGGGCACCAGCCAGCTGGTCGTCGACACGTCCCGCGAGGTGATCGTCGGCGCGACCTTCACCGGGCCGGGCGTGGCCGAGCTGCTGCACTCGGCCACGATCGCGATCAGCGCCCAGATCCCGCTGAGCGATCTCTGGCACGCGGTGCCGAGCTTCCCCACGGTCAGTGAGGTCTGGCTGCGGCTGCTCGAGGCGTACGGGCTCTAGAAACTCCCCCCAACGGGGGACGCCCCGGCAGACTCGCGTCTGCCGGGGCGTCTTTTCGTTCGGTTCAGCTGGCCGGCTGGCGGGGCGCCCGGCTCGGACGGCTCCCGCTCGGACGGCCGCCACCACTACGGGCGCCACCGTTGCCGAAACCGCCGCCGAAGCCGCTGCCGCTGCGGGCCGGCTGGCCCTCACGACGACCCGCACCGCCACCGGCACCGCCACCGGAACGGCGACGCTGACCGCCACCGCTGTGGCTGCGCTCGGAACGCTGCGGGATCGCGCGCACCACGACCTCTTCGCCGGACTCGGCGATCTCGCGCACCAGGACGTGGCCCGGGTGCACGGTGTCGTTGGTGGCCTCGACCTTGGCGTCACGGTGCAGACGGTTGATCTCGCGACCCTGACCCGGCTCGGCGAACGCGACGACCGTGCCCCGGGCGCCGGCGCGCGCGGTGCGGCCGGAACGGTGCAGGTAGTCCTTGTGGTCGCCGGGCAGGTCGTAGTGCACGACCAGGTCGACGTCGTCGACGTGGATGCCGCGGGCGGCGACGTCGGTGGCGACGAGAACGCGGGGCGAACCGGCGGCGAACGCGTCGAGGGCGCGCTGACGCTGGTTCTGGTTGAGGTTGCCGTGGATCGCGGTGGCCTCGGCCCCGGCGCGGCTCAGCTGGCGGGCCAGCCGGTCGGCGCCGTGCTTGGTGCGCACGAAGAAGATCGTGCGGGCCGGACGGACCGCGATCTCGCTCGCCACGAGCAGCTTCTCGGCCGGGCCGCTGAGCGAGAAGACCTTGTGGTCCATCGCGGTGGCGGCGTCGGTGGTCTGCTTGACCGCGTGGAAGGCGGGCTCGGTCAGGTACTCGGTGACCAGCTTGTCGACACCACCGTCGAGCGTGGCCGAGAGCAGCAGGCGCTGCGTGTCGGCCGGGGTGGCGTCGAGGATGCGCCGCACGGCGGGCAGGAAGCCGAGGTCGGCCATGTGGTCGGCCTCGTCGAGCACGCTGATCTCGACCTGCGAGAGGTCGGCGGCCCGGCGGTCCATCAGGTCGATGAGACGACCCGGGGTGGCGACCACGACGTCCACACCACGACGCAGCGCGTCCATCTGGCGGGAGATCGAGAGGCCACCGACGACCGTGGTGACGCGCAGGCCGAGCGGGCGCGACAGCGGGTTCAGCGCCTCGTTGACCTGGCGGGCCAGCTCACGGGTGGGCACCAGGATGATGGCGCGCGGCGTCGAGGCCACGCGCTGCTTCGGCTCGGCGGCCAGGCGCGCGAGCACCGGGATGCCGAAGGCCAGGGTCTTGCCGGAACCGGTCTGGGCCCGGCCGAGAACGTCACGCTTGGCCAGCGCGTCGGGCAGCACCCGGGTCTGGATCGCGAACGGCTTCTCCATACCCTCGCCGGCCAGCGCCGTCACGAGCTTCGCGGGGATACCGAGCTCGGCGAACGACTGGTCTTCGGGGGCCGGGGCCTCGGCGGCCGCGGTGAGGGCCTGCTCGAGCGGGTTCGGCCCGGCGGGGGGACGGGGACGGCCGGAACGACGCGGACCACCCGGACGGCCGCCGGAGCGGCGGGGGCTACCACCGAAGCGGGAACCGGACGTGCGGGGACGATCTGAGGTATACGGCATGTAGTGCAGCTACTCCATCGATACGCAGGAGGCCACGCCGTTCGGAGACGCCGTGTCCAGTAGGGACACGACCTGAGGCTCCGGGCGACCACAGCGGTCTGCGGCCGGCGATGGTTTCGCCGGCAATGTGGAGCGACTCTTTACGTGCGACCACGCGGGCGGCTCGCCCGCTAGAGCGGCGGCGCAGTTCGCGACGCCAGTGAGCACAGCGTACCAGCGGCAAGATTTCTTCCGGGCACCGATGATCTTGCCGGAACCTTGCCACCGTGCGAACCAGGCGTTACGTGCCGGTACGGCCCGACGTGATCATCACCCGATCGGCCCAAGCACCCGGTCCAGGTAGGCGTTGCCGAAGAGGCCCTGGGGGTCGAGGCGGTTCCGCAGCGCGGCGAACTCGGCGTGCAGCGGGTACACCCGGGCCAGCGCGTCCGCGTCGAGCGTGTGCATCTTGCCCCAGTGCGGGCGCCCCGCGTAGTCGGCCATGATCCGCTCGACCGCGCCGAAGTAGCCGTCGTGCGGGGCGCCGGCGGGCACGTGCACGGCGATGAAGGCGCTCTCACGGCCGGAGGCCATCGACAGCGGGATGTCGTCGGGCGCCAGCACCCGGATCTCCACCGGGAACCCGATGCGCCAGCTCGACGCGTCCACCGCCGCGCGCACCCGGCTCATCGCCTCGGGCATCGCGGCGCGCGGGATCGCGTACTCCATCTCCTTGAACCGCACCCGCCGC
This genomic interval carries:
- a CDS encoding L-rhamnose mutarotase, producing the protein MNRYCFLLQVRPDRLDEYKERHAAVWPEMLRALADSGWANYSLFAREDGLLVGYVESEDLTAAQEAMARTDVNARWQASMGEFFTGLDGRAPDEGFLLLEPVFNLEDQLAAL
- a CDS encoding MDR family MFS transporter; translation: MSSSTVNPPSSQQLPDAHPAEMSHRQIVEALVGILAALFVGMVSSTIVSNALPTIIADLDGSQRAYTWVVTSTLLAMTATTPIWGKLSDLFNKKLLLQLSIVIFVIGSSAAGASQNVGEMIGFRVIQGIGMGGITALAQTVIGAMIPPRQRGRYNGYLGSVMALATVSGPLIGGVIVDSSLGWRWCFYVCVPLAVIALALIQKTLHLEHKPRKASIDWGGAFLIAAAVSAVLIWVSFAGDDFAWLSWQTAAFLGGALVILALAVVVERRVAEPVVPPAIISKRTTLLAVIASLAVGIAMFGGSVFLGQYFQVARGYSPTEAGLLTMPLMLGVMVSSIVVGRMIVATGYYKRYIVGGVALLVVGFGLLGTIDHTTSLVLIGFYMVLVGAGVGASMQNLVLAVQNTVDSHEIGTASGVIAFFRSLGGAVGVTVLGAILSNHVTDLIAKGLTGIGVDASAMSGGSTLDVKNLPAPIAEVVRAAYGDGTARIFVVAAVVGVVGLIATVFIQEVALRKTVSMKPSEVGESATESPEAVTR
- a CDS encoding MarR family winged helix-turn-helix transcriptional regulator, which produces MPVTATAVSDLFHQLQSVGRSMKALAGKEADRLSFSNLMVLSQVESCGEVRSSGLADLLGVDHSVVSRQLAVLEAAGLTARRPDPQDGRAWLAHVTPAGSERLADMRAHRVAQVTNALGGWSDDEARQLCAQLVRLDEALQQTIQQNEPASHRGDPTANRAAATTGETALSSKGKVHA
- a CDS encoding MarR family winged helix-turn-helix transcriptional regulator, producing MSPDDPQHASVAPEAVETTAPDASSDPQQSEKQPEKPSPYTTIEQELTVFVRRARGFSAQMSREFHPDLEPGAYAMLLWLDDVGSARMTEMASYFGIGKPTVSRQLQLMEKLDLITREVDENDRRAQRLTLTDNGATLVHQAREARRASFRDRFGDWPDEDVDRLAELLSRLNESLSKTTN
- a CDS encoding dihydrolipoyl dehydrogenase family protein → MAESDEFDVIVIGAGPAGENVAGRTAAGGLSTAIVERELIGGECSYWGCIPSKTLIRPGDVIAAAKRVPGAAEAVTGAIDVQAALARRDYMTSSWDDSAQVPWLEDTGIALVRGHAKLTGPRTLEVTSGTGTRTLTARKAVVLATGTTAVVPPIPGLAEADPWTNRGVTEMKEVPDRLVVIGGGFVGAEMAQAVRRLGASEVTVLEGGPHLLSREEPFAGEEVGKAFAAEGISVRTGVRATAVKRHDDGTVTVTLEGGDEITADQILVATGRKPHTDDLGLENVGLAPGKPVEVDTKLRATGPADNDWLYAVGDVNGLALLTHMGKYQARILGDVLLGKDIEDRSSRDVVPRVTFTDPQVCAVGLTEKQARERGLEVRVLTYATGGVSGAYTSGDGIEGTSQLVVDTSREVIVGATFTGPGVAELLHSATIAISAQIPLSDLWHAVPSFPTVSEVWLRLLEAYGL
- a CDS encoding DEAD/DEAH box helicase, with the protein product MPYTSDRPRTSGSRFGGSPRRSGGRPGGPRRSGRPRPPAGPNPLEQALTAAAEAPAPEDQSFAELGIPAKLVTALAGEGMEKPFAIQTRVLPDALAKRDVLGRAQTGSGKTLAFGIPVLARLAAEPKQRVASTPRAIILVPTRELARQVNEALNPLSRPLGLRVTTVVGGLSISRQMDALRRGVDVVVATPGRLIDLMDRRAADLSQVEISVLDEADHMADLGFLPAVRRILDATPADTQRLLLSATLDGGVDKLVTEYLTEPAFHAVKQTTDAATAMDHKVFSLSGPAEKLLVASEIAVRPARTIFFVRTKHGADRLARQLSRAGAEATAIHGNLNQNQRQRALDAFAAGSPRVLVATDVAARGIHVDDVDLVVHYDLPGDHKDYLHRSGRTARAGARGTVVAFAEPGQGREINRLHRDAKVEATNDTVHPGHVLVREIAESGEEVVVRAIPQRSERSHSGGGQRRRSGGGAGGGAGRREGQPARSGSGFGGGFGNGGARSGGGRPSGSRPSRAPRQPAS